GGAAGCTCGTCAAAACGGGGAGGCATCGGGATGTCAGGCAGGGCTTCTAAAATTGTATCAAGGTCGAGGTGTTCTTCAACCCAGTCGGCAAGGGCAGAGTATTTACCTTCCAAGTCTTCGAGATGCTCAGCTGTGATAAGTCCAAGATGGCGAGAAGGTGTTTCGATTTCGTTTCTTCTGGGAAGACATCCTACCAACGGAATGTCAGTGAGCGAAATGGCTTCTTGAAGAGTTTGTTCGTGGCTTTCACTGCCGACTCTATTAAATATAACTCCGGCTATTGCAGTCTCCGGGTCAAACTCGCTGAACCCTTTTATCAGTGCCGCTGCGGATCGTGCCATTGCTCGGGCATCCACAACAAGTATTATCGGTAGATTGAGTTCTTTTGAAAGGTGGGCGGTTGAGCCGGTTTCTTCCAAAGCTGAAAACCCGTCGAAAAGGCCCATTACACCTTCAACAATACAGGCATCAGCATCTTGGGAATGCCGTGAAAATATGTCCCGCAGCACTTCTCCTGAAAGCATCCAGCCGTCAAGGTTGTGGCAGGTTCTTCCTGCCGCTCGGGAGTGATGGCCAGGATCTATAAAATCCGGGCCGACCTTGAAAGGTTGGACTTTCAGACCCTTGCGTGCGAAAGCCGCCATCAGCCCGAGGGTGACGGAAGTTTTGCCGCATCCGCTGTGTGTGCCTGCGACGATAAAGCCTTTAATAGAGTTCATGATCCCTCTATAATGCTTTTTGTCGAATCAGCCCAGCTTCTTTTTATCAAGATAAGCGACAAATTTCTTTGCTTCTGCAAAGTCAGCATTAAG
This DNA window, taken from Maridesulfovibrio ferrireducens, encodes the following:
- a CDS encoding cobyrinate a,c-diamide synthase, whose protein sequence is MNSIKGFIVAGTHSGCGKTSVTLGLMAAFARKGLKVQPFKVGPDFIDPGHHSRAAGRTCHNLDGWMLSGEVLRDIFSRHSQDADACIVEGVMGLFDGFSALEETGSTAHLSKELNLPIILVVDARAMARSAAALIKGFSEFDPETAIAGVIFNRVGSESHEQTLQEAISLTDIPLVGCLPRRNEIETPSRHLGLITAEHLEDLEGKYSALADWVEEHLDLDTILEALPDIPMPPRFDELPMIPHTRIGVAQDEAFSFYYDENLRMLRYAGAELVPFSPIKDKDLPDDLSGLYLGGGYPELSAFDLAQNTRLRRAVAEFSKSGKPIYAECGGFMYLMDSISKGDRVFPMCGIFPFRSTMQNRFQALGYKEIEIAEDCILGPIGTVARGHEFHYSALEDMPEDLNKCFIVRSRKGEPKKEGFLTEGNTLGSYIHLHFASNPDIAKNFVEACINFSRQEEI